One genomic segment of Rhizorhabdus phycosphaerae includes these proteins:
- a CDS encoding indolepyruvate ferredoxin oxidoreductase subunit alpha — protein sequence MAERSFKAEVKKLEAGAGEEFVGEGILAVTKALLQSGVAYVGGYQGSPISHLMDVFADANDLLESLGVHFEASASEATAAAMLAASVNYPLRGAVAWKSVVGTNVASDALSNVASGGVKGGALIIVGEDYGEGSSIMQERTHAFAMKSQMWLLDPRPNLPSIVNSVEQAFQLSEASNTPVMLELRVRSCHMTGSFIAKDNVRPAMTVDQAAASPVRDTNRIVLPPANFLHEVEKVEQRWPAGIAFVRDNKLNEWFGPAQDDIGIIVQGGLYNNLNRAMELLGLADAFGTAQLPIYCLNVTYPLIPDEVAAFCQGKKAVMIIEEGQPEFIEHELNTLVRRADLQTRIVGKDVLPRAGDYTAHVVLEGLRKFLAEWKPAMTLPEQVIEPLPAPVASQIPARPAGFCTGCPERPVFTSMKLIERELGPAHVSADIGCHLFSILPPFNIGNTTMGYGLGTAGASAFKPKDKRAIAVMGDGGFWHNGLTSGVGNAVFNKDDTVTLIIDNGYSAATGGQDILSSRADNKERATRHPIERAVRGIGAKWVRTIDRTYDLKRMTAALREALTSPEKGPKIIVAQSECMLNKQRREKPAVRKAIKEGKRVLRERFGVDSDTCTGDHSCVRLSGCPSLTIKPNPDPLRRDPVAHVENSCVGCGLCGEVSHAAVLCPSFYRASIVSNPTGWERFRKRIGDAVIGFLQQRDNRARAARAF from the coding sequence ATGGCGGAGCGGTCGTTCAAGGCGGAGGTCAAGAAGCTGGAAGCCGGCGCCGGCGAGGAGTTCGTCGGCGAAGGCATCCTTGCCGTCACCAAGGCGCTGCTCCAGTCGGGCGTCGCCTATGTCGGCGGCTATCAGGGGTCGCCGATCAGCCATCTGATGGACGTGTTCGCCGATGCGAACGACCTGCTCGAAAGCCTGGGGGTGCATTTCGAGGCGAGCGCCAGCGAGGCGACCGCCGCCGCGATGCTCGCCGCCTCGGTCAACTACCCCCTGCGCGGCGCAGTCGCGTGGAAATCGGTCGTCGGCACCAATGTCGCGTCGGATGCGCTGTCCAACGTCGCATCGGGCGGGGTGAAGGGCGGCGCGCTGATCATCGTCGGCGAGGATTATGGCGAAGGCTCCTCGATCATGCAGGAGCGCACCCACGCCTTCGCGATGAAGTCGCAGATGTGGCTGCTCGATCCGCGCCCCAACCTGCCCAGCATCGTCAATTCGGTCGAGCAGGCCTTCCAGTTGTCCGAGGCGTCGAACACGCCGGTGATGCTCGAACTGCGCGTCCGCTCCTGCCACATGACGGGCAGCTTCATCGCCAAGGACAATGTCCGCCCCGCGATGACGGTCGACCAGGCCGCTGCCTCCCCGGTGCGCGACACCAACCGCATCGTGCTGCCGCCGGCCAATTTCCTCCACGAGGTCGAGAAGGTCGAGCAGCGCTGGCCGGCGGGCATCGCCTTCGTGCGCGACAACAAGCTCAATGAATGGTTCGGCCCGGCGCAGGACGATATCGGCATCATCGTCCAGGGCGGCCTCTACAACAATCTCAACCGCGCGATGGAGCTGCTGGGGCTGGCCGATGCCTTCGGCACCGCGCAGCTGCCGATCTACTGCCTCAACGTCACCTATCCGCTGATCCCCGACGAGGTCGCGGCCTTCTGCCAGGGCAAGAAGGCGGTGATGATCATCGAGGAAGGCCAGCCCGAGTTCATCGAGCATGAGCTGAACACGCTCGTCCGCCGCGCCGACCTGCAGACGCGCATCGTCGGCAAGGACGTGCTGCCGCGCGCGGGCGACTATACCGCGCATGTGGTGCTCGAAGGGCTGCGGAAATTCCTCGCCGAATGGAAGCCTGCGATGACCCTGCCCGAGCAGGTGATCGAGCCGCTGCCGGCCCCTGTCGCATCGCAGATCCCCGCCCGCCCGGCCGGCTTCTGCACCGGCTGCCCGGAACGCCCCGTCTTCACCTCGATGAAGCTGATCGAGCGCGAGCTGGGCCCGGCGCATGTCTCGGCCGATATCGGCTGCCACCTCTTCTCGATCCTGCCGCCGTTCAACATCGGCAACACGACGATGGGCTATGGCCTGGGCACCGCCGGCGCATCGGCGTTCAAGCCGAAGGACAAGCGCGCGATCGCGGTGATGGGCGATGGCGGCTTCTGGCATAACGGCCTCACCTCGGGCGTCGGCAATGCGGTGTTCAACAAGGACGACACCGTCACGCTGATCATCGACAATGGCTATTCGGCGGCGACCGGCGGCCAGGACATCCTGTCCTCGCGCGCCGACAACAAGGAGCGCGCGACGCGCCACCCGATCGAGCGCGCGGTGCGCGGCATCGGCGCGAAATGGGTACGCACGATCGACCGCACCTATGACCTGAAGCGGATGACCGCGGCGCTGCGCGAGGCGCTGACGAGCCCCGAAAAGGGCCCGAAGATCATCGTCGCCCAGTCCGAATGCATGCTCAACAAGCAGCGCCGCGAAAAGCCGGCGGTGCGCAAGGCGATCAAGGAGGGTAAGCGCGTCTTGCGCGAGCGCTTCGGCGTCGATTCCGACACCTGCACCGGCGATCATAGCTGCGTCCGCCTGTCGGGCTGTCCGTCGCTGACGATCAAGCCCAACCCCGATCCGCTGCGGCGCGATCCGGTGGCGCATGTCGAGAACAGCTGCGTCGGCTGCGGCCTGTGCGGCGAGGTCAGCCATGCCGCCGTGCTCTGCCCCAGCTTCTACCGGGCGAGCATCGTCTCCAACCCGACCGGCTGGGAACGCTTCCGCAAGCGGATCGGCGACGCCGTGATCGGCTTCCTGCAACAGCGCGACAACCGCGCCCGCGCCGCGAGGGCCTTCTGA
- a CDS encoding ATP-binding protein — MTSQETLYAFDRRFLDRHAGPIISDLSVAIVELVANAWDAYATVVDITWPTADGERKFAIKDNGRGMTAAQFEQRWGVFDYNRVAAEGEYVSPPVELETLAPRRAYGRNGRGRHGGFAFSNPYDIVIEAGGEQVTYRVSRGGLRPFDWELIKREASLGHGVEIKAVEPTRLRLSAADIREVLGTRFLTDPNFRVFVDGQAVTFDDIPRDFLRESFVDIPGVGRATILMIESQRADRSTRQHGIAWHVNNRLVGNCGWRSTDYERVLDGRSSEAKRFTFIVFADFLADTDAVLPDWSGFQQSDPAWQQTQIAVQDKIREEIAAFHSERRQEVKDAVRQRYASTVTQITPVARERWNRFVDQVTDSCPGISSDQIEQIAGILANLEASSSQYSLLAKLHSLQPGELDQLDGILADWSVATAKLALDEIQSRLKLIRELHDKLRDERADEVRELQPLIERSLWVFGPEFESIEFTSNRGMSTVIKTLLGGSAKGSLNRPDFVILPDGSVGLFARPAFDDQHEVIGVAHLVVVELKRPGIPIGMDQKNQAWKYVVELQSHGLIDDATRVTCFVMGSKLTPREGVREEGRTKIIPMAYETFIRRAETRMLNLYARLSAAPFLREAGVDAAAFVAEPAARQPGLALSA, encoded by the coding sequence ATGACGTCGCAGGAAACTTTATACGCATTCGACCGGCGCTTTCTGGATCGCCATGCCGGCCCCATCATCTCCGATCTCTCGGTTGCCATCGTCGAATTGGTAGCGAACGCTTGGGATGCCTACGCTACCGTGGTCGATATCACCTGGCCGACCGCCGATGGCGAACGGAAGTTCGCTATCAAGGACAACGGCCGTGGCATGACTGCGGCGCAGTTCGAACAGCGTTGGGGAGTGTTCGACTATAATCGCGTCGCGGCTGAGGGCGAATATGTCTCGCCCCCGGTCGAATTGGAAACGCTTGCGCCTCGCCGGGCCTATGGCCGCAATGGACGCGGACGCCATGGCGGCTTCGCCTTCTCCAACCCTTACGACATCGTCATCGAGGCGGGCGGCGAGCAGGTAACCTACCGCGTGTCGCGCGGCGGACTGCGCCCGTTCGATTGGGAACTGATCAAACGCGAGGCGAGCCTCGGGCACGGAGTCGAGATCAAGGCCGTCGAGCCGACCCGGTTGCGGCTCAGCGCCGCTGATATTCGCGAAGTGCTCGGCACCCGCTTCCTCACCGATCCGAACTTCCGGGTCTTCGTCGATGGTCAGGCGGTGACCTTCGACGATATTCCGCGCGATTTCCTGCGTGAGAGCTTCGTGGACATCCCCGGCGTCGGCCGTGCTACGATCCTTATGATCGAGTCGCAGCGCGCCGATCGCAGCACTCGCCAGCACGGCATTGCTTGGCACGTCAATAACCGGTTGGTGGGCAATTGTGGATGGCGTAGCACAGATTATGAACGTGTGCTTGATGGTCGGTCCAGCGAGGCGAAGCGCTTCACCTTCATCGTCTTCGCTGACTTCCTCGCCGATACCGATGCGGTGCTGCCCGACTGGTCCGGATTCCAGCAGAGCGATCCCGCTTGGCAGCAAACCCAAATCGCTGTCCAAGACAAGATCCGCGAGGAAATCGCGGCATTCCACTCGGAACGGCGCCAGGAGGTCAAGGATGCAGTCCGCCAGCGCTATGCTTCGACCGTTACCCAAATCACGCCGGTCGCGCGCGAGCGTTGGAACAGATTCGTCGACCAGGTCACCGATAGCTGCCCGGGGATTTCGTCCGACCAGATCGAGCAGATTGCCGGCATACTCGCCAATTTGGAAGCGTCGTCGTCGCAATACAGCTTGCTTGCGAAGCTGCATTCCCTCCAGCCGGGGGAACTCGACCAGCTTGATGGTATTCTCGCCGACTGGAGCGTCGCGACTGCGAAGCTCGCGCTTGATGAGATTCAGAGCCGGCTCAAACTCATCCGTGAACTGCACGACAAGCTCCGCGACGAGCGTGCCGACGAGGTGCGCGAACTGCAGCCGCTCATTGAGCGGAGCCTTTGGGTGTTCGGTCCCGAGTTCGAAAGCATCGAATTCACATCCAACCGAGGCATGTCCACCGTGATCAAGACCCTACTCGGCGGCTCAGCGAAGGGTAGCCTCAACCGTCCCGATTTCGTGATCTTGCCTGATGGCAGTGTTGGCCTGTTCGCGCGCCCCGCCTTCGACGACCAGCACGAGGTTATCGGAGTGGCGCATCTGGTGGTGGTCGAACTGAAGCGACCAGGTATTCCGATCGGGATGGATCAGAAGAATCAGGCCTGGAAGTATGTCGTCGAGCTGCAATCCCACGGGCTCATCGATGACGCAACGCGGGTGACGTGCTTCGTGATGGGCTCGAAGCTCACCCCGCGCGAAGGCGTTCGCGAGGAAGGCCGGACGAAGATAATACCCATGGCTTACGAGACGTTCATCCGCCGGGCCGAAACGCGCATGTTGAACCTTTACGCGCGTCTTTCGGCGGCTCCGTTTCTTCGAGAAGCTGGCGTGGACGCCGCAGCATTCGTCGCGGAACCTGCCGCCCGCCAGCCGGGACTGGCGCTGTCTGCGTGA
- a CDS encoding cyclase family protein, which produces MSSTQTLMDFATAIGQDQIRVVDLTQTLSEDTPVLVLPPNFGQCAPFSREEISRYDDRGVAWYWSNFTVGEHTGTHFDAPVHWVSGAELEDNTVDKIPAQKLIAPAVVIDCSAEAAADADFLLKVEHIAAWEAQHGTIPAGSWVLFRTDWSKRDVDAYTNRREDGAHTPGPSTEAVRFLIDQRKILGFGVETIGTDAGQAHLLEPPYPAHTLLHAAGLYGLQCLENLDKLPPTGAVVVAPPLKIRDGSGSPLRVLALVAA; this is translated from the coding sequence ATGTCCAGCACGCAGACGCTTATGGATTTCGCTACGGCGATCGGTCAGGACCAGATCCGGGTCGTCGACCTGACGCAGACGCTGTCGGAGGACACGCCGGTCCTCGTCCTGCCCCCCAATTTCGGCCAGTGCGCGCCTTTCTCGCGTGAGGAAATCTCGCGCTACGACGATCGCGGCGTCGCCTGGTACTGGAGCAACTTCACCGTCGGCGAGCATACCGGCACCCATTTCGACGCGCCGGTCCACTGGGTCTCGGGCGCGGAGCTCGAAGACAATACGGTCGACAAGATCCCGGCGCAGAAGCTGATCGCGCCCGCCGTCGTCATCGACTGTTCGGCCGAGGCTGCGGCCGATGCGGACTTCCTGCTGAAGGTCGAGCATATCGCGGCGTGGGAAGCGCAGCATGGCACGATCCCGGCGGGCAGCTGGGTGCTGTTCCGCACCGACTGGTCGAAGCGCGACGTCGACGCCTATACCAACCGCCGCGAGGATGGCGCGCACACACCGGGGCCGAGCACCGAGGCGGTCCGCTTCCTGATCGACCAGCGCAAGATCCTGGGCTTCGGCGTCGAGACGATCGGCACCGACGCGGGGCAGGCGCATCTGCTCGAGCCGCCCTATCCCGCCCACACGCTGCTGCACGCCGCCGGCCTCTATGGCCTGCAGTGCCTGGAGAATCTCGACAAGCTGCCGCCGACCGGCGCGGTCGTGGTCGCGCCGCCGCTGAAGATCCGCGACGGTTCGGGCAGCCCGCTGCGCGTGCTCGCGCTCGTCGCGGCCTGA
- a CDS encoding indolepyruvate oxidoreductase subunit beta family protein translates to MNAVIPADRNRICIAILAMGGQGGGVLADWIQEMARHHGWLAQGTSVPGVAQRTGSTVYYIELARAVEGRFPIMAQMPVPGDVDIVIASELMEAGRAMLRNFSTGDRTTLISSTHRVYSIAEKSAMGDGRGNSDKIIEAAGRRAKRFIGFDMEAATERSGSVISAVMFGALAGSGTLPFGRDAFEEAIRQSGIAVPSNLKGFDEGLRAAQGAVTLPEAVQHDVPQPTSDTGRRLAARVAAKLPAAAHANALHGVQRMMDYQDAAYAELYLDRLEAVAALDAAPFLLTEETARHLALWMSYEDTIRVADLKVRESRMERVRKEVHAGSDQLMTVTEFMHPRLQEVCETLPESIGSRILASDRLKRWLDRFFQKGRHVETTSARWFAVLWLLSRMRGMRRRTLRYREEQHRIEQWLQDIREAAPADNALAVEIARCQRLIKGYSDTFERGLRNYAAIRDRLQALPASERSAGWLAQARETALADEKGQHLQDMLAA, encoded by the coding sequence ATGAACGCTGTAATCCCTGCGGACCGCAACCGCATCTGCATCGCGATCCTCGCCATGGGCGGCCAGGGCGGCGGCGTGCTCGCCGACTGGATCCAGGAAATGGCGCGCCACCATGGCTGGCTCGCGCAGGGCACCTCGGTCCCCGGCGTCGCCCAACGCACCGGCTCGACCGTCTATTATATCGAACTGGCCCGGGCGGTCGAAGGGCGCTTCCCGATCATGGCGCAGATGCCGGTGCCGGGCGACGTCGACATCGTCATCGCCTCCGAGCTGATGGAGGCGGGGCGCGCCATGCTGCGCAACTTCTCCACCGGCGACCGCACCACGCTGATCAGCTCCACCCACCGCGTCTATTCGATCGCCGAAAAGTCGGCGATGGGCGACGGGCGCGGCAACAGCGACAAGATCATCGAGGCCGCCGGACGCCGCGCCAAGCGCTTCATCGGCTTCGACATGGAAGCCGCGACCGAGCGTTCGGGCAGCGTGATCAGCGCGGTCATGTTCGGTGCGCTCGCCGGCAGCGGCACGTTGCCCTTCGGCCGCGACGCGTTCGAAGAAGCGATCCGCCAGAGCGGCATCGCGGTTCCGTCCAACCTCAAGGGCTTCGACGAGGGACTGCGCGCCGCCCAGGGCGCAGTCACGTTGCCCGAAGCTGTGCAGCATGACGTGCCGCAGCCGACCAGCGACACGGGCCGCAGGCTGGCCGCGCGGGTCGCGGCGAAGCTTCCGGCAGCCGCCCATGCCAATGCCCTGCACGGCGTGCAGCGCATGATGGACTATCAGGACGCGGCCTATGCCGAGCTCTATCTGGACCGGCTCGAGGCGGTCGCCGCGCTCGACGCCGCGCCCTTCCTGCTGACCGAGGAGACCGCGCGGCATCTGGCGCTGTGGATGAGCTATGAGGACACGATCCGCGTCGCCGATCTCAAGGTGCGCGAAAGCCGCATGGAGCGCGTCCGCAAGGAGGTCCATGCCGGTTCCGACCAGCTGATGACCGTCACCGAGTTCATGCACCCGCGCCTGCAGGAAGTGTGCGAGACGCTGCCGGAGTCTATCGGCAGCAGGATCCTCGCCTCCGACCGGCTGAAGCGCTGGCTCGATCGCTTCTTCCAGAAGGGCCGCCATGTCGAAACGACCAGCGCCCGCTGGTTCGCGGTGCTCTGGCTGCTGTCGCGGATGCGCGGCATGCGTCGGCGGACGCTGCGCTATCGCGAGGAGCAGCATCGCATCGAGCAATGGCTGCAGGACATCCGCGAGGCGGCCCCGGCGGACAATGCCCTCGCGGTCGAGATCGCGCGCTGCCAGCGGCTGATCAAGGGCTATAGCGACACGTTCGAGCGCGGCCTGCGCAACTACGCCGCTATCCGCGACCGCCTCCAGGCGCTCCCCGCCTCGGAGCGCTCGGCCGGCTGGCTCGCCCAGGCGCGCGAAACCGCGCTGGCCGATGAAAAGGGCCAGCATCTGCAGGACATGCTTGCGGCCTGA
- a CDS encoding NAD(P)H-dependent flavin oxidoreductase, whose amino-acid sequence MPASRYPIFDTLRLPVIGSPMFIVSGPELVIAQCKAGIVGSFPALNARPASQLDEWLHRITEELAAHDRAHPDRPAAPFAVNQIVHRSNDRLEHDLQVCAKWKVPLVITSLGVREDVNAGVHGWGGIVLHDVINDRFARKAVERGADGLILVAAGAGGHAGTLSPFALVQEVREWFDGLVALSGAIANGRSILAAQALGADFAYIGSPWIATTEAHAVDGYKQAIVEAGASDIVYSSYFTGVHGNYLRSSIVAAGMDPDALPERDPTAMDFGSASGADAKAWRDIWGSGQGVGAVKAVESVAERVATLEREYGAAIAALRTKASWQDFSGA is encoded by the coding sequence ATGCCTGCCTCCCGATATCCGATCTTCGACACGCTGCGCCTGCCGGTCATCGGTTCGCCGATGTTCATCGTGTCCGGGCCCGAGCTCGTCATCGCGCAGTGCAAGGCGGGTATCGTCGGCAGCTTTCCGGCGCTCAATGCGCGGCCGGCGAGCCAGCTCGACGAGTGGCTGCATCGGATCACCGAGGAGCTGGCGGCGCATGATCGCGCGCATCCCGACCGGCCGGCGGCGCCCTTTGCGGTCAACCAGATCGTCCACCGCTCGAACGACCGGCTCGAGCATGACCTGCAGGTCTGCGCCAAGTGGAAGGTGCCGCTGGTGATCACCTCGCTCGGCGTGCGCGAGGACGTCAATGCGGGGGTGCATGGCTGGGGCGGGATCGTGCTGCACGACGTCATCAACGACCGCTTCGCGCGCAAGGCGGTCGAGCGCGGCGCCGACGGGCTGATCCTCGTCGCGGCGGGCGCGGGCGGGCATGCGGGGACGCTGTCGCCCTTCGCGCTGGTGCAGGAGGTGCGCGAATGGTTCGACGGCCTCGTCGCGCTGTCGGGGGCGATCGCCAATGGCCGGTCGATCCTGGCGGCGCAGGCGCTGGGCGCGGACTTCGCCTATATCGGCTCGCCCTGGATCGCGACGACCGAGGCCCATGCGGTCGACGGCTACAAGCAGGCGATCGTCGAGGCGGGCGCGTCGGACATCGTCTATTCGAGCTATTTCACCGGGGTACACGGCAATTATCTGCGCTCGTCGATCGTGGCGGCGGGGATGGACCCCGATGCGCTGCCCGAGCGCGACCCGACCGCGATGGATTTCGGATCGGCCTCCGGCGCCGATGCGAAGGCGTGGCGCGACATCTGGGGCTCGGGCCAGGGCGTGGGCGCGGTCAAGGCGGTCGAGAGCGTCGCCGAGCGCGTGGCGACGCTGGAGCGCGAATATGGCGCGGCGATCGCCGCTTTGCGCACTAAGGCCAGTTGGCAGGACTTCTCCGGAGCGTGA
- a CDS encoding acyl-CoA dehydrogenase: MSQMSRFDWSDPFLLDDQLTDDERMIRDAARAYAQDRLQPRVIDAFAREHTDPEIFREMGEQGLLGVTIPEAYGGVGASYVAYGLVAREVERVDSGYRSMMSVQSSLVMYPIYSYGSEEQKQRYLPKLASGEWIGCFGLTEPDAGSDPGGMRTRATKIDGGYRLNGNKTWISNSPIADVFVIWAKSDAHDGQIRGFVVEKGAKGLSAPKIEGKFSLRASITGMINLDDVEVGEDALLPNVQGLKGPFGCLNRARYGISWGSLGAAEFCFHAARSYGLDRKQFGRPLAATQLYQKKLADMLTDIALGLQASLRVGRLMDEGRFAPEMVSIVKRNNVGKALDIARMARDMHGGNGISEEYQVIRHMVNLETVNTYEGAHDVHALILGRGITDIAAF, translated from the coding sequence ATGAGCCAGATGAGCCGGTTCGACTGGTCCGACCCCTTCCTGCTCGACGACCAACTGACCGATGACGAGCGGATGATCCGTGACGCGGCGCGCGCCTACGCGCAGGACCGCCTCCAGCCGCGCGTGATCGACGCCTTCGCGCGTGAGCATACCGATCCGGAAATCTTCCGCGAGATGGGCGAGCAGGGCCTGCTCGGTGTGACCATTCCCGAAGCCTATGGCGGCGTCGGCGCCTCCTATGTCGCTTATGGCCTCGTCGCGCGCGAGGTGGAGCGCGTCGATTCCGGCTATCGTTCGATGATGTCGGTGCAGTCGAGCCTTGTCATGTACCCGATCTACAGCTACGGCTCGGAAGAGCAGAAGCAGCGCTATCTGCCGAAGCTGGCTTCGGGCGAGTGGATCGGCTGCTTCGGCCTGACCGAGCCGGATGCCGGTTCGGACCCGGGCGGCATGCGCACCCGCGCCACCAAGATCGACGGCGGCTATCGCCTCAACGGCAACAAGACCTGGATCTCCAACTCGCCGATCGCAGACGTGTTCGTGATCTGGGCGAAGTCGGACGCGCATGACGGGCAGATCCGCGGCTTCGTCGTCGAGAAGGGCGCCAAGGGCCTGTCCGCGCCGAAGATCGAGGGCAAATTCTCGCTGCGCGCGTCGATCACCGGCATGATCAACCTCGACGATGTCGAAGTGGGCGAAGACGCGCTGCTGCCGAACGTGCAGGGCCTGAAGGGGCCGTTCGGCTGCCTCAACCGTGCGCGCTACGGCATTTCCTGGGGCTCGCTCGGCGCGGCGGAATTCTGCTTCCACGCGGCGCGCTCCTACGGCCTCGACCGCAAGCAGTTCGGCCGTCCGCTGGCCGCGACCCAGCTTTACCAGAAGAAGCTGGCCGACATGCTCACCGACATTGCGCTCGGCCTGCAGGCCAGCCTGCGCGTCGGCCGCCTGATGGACGAGGGCCGCTTCGCGCCGGAGATGGTCTCGATCGTCAAGCGCAACAATGTCGGCAAGGCGCTCGACATCGCGCGCATGGCCCGCGACATGCACGGCGGCAACGGCATCTCCGAGGAATATCAGGTGATCCGTCACATGGTGAACCTGGAGACCGTCAACACCTATGAAGGCGCGCATGACGTCCACGCCCTGATCCTGGGCCGCGGCATAACCGACATCGCCGCCTTCTGA
- a CDS encoding acyl-CoA dehydrogenase family protein — MADQSFLSWPFFEDRHRSYAQDLEAWCRKNADALHHETGDVDADCRALVRLLGDAGFLRAAVPADFGGLNSPVDVRTLCLTRQILGYHHGLADFAFAMQGLGTGAIGLFGSDAVKAAYLPKVARGEMIAGFALSEKEAGSDVAAMATSATKVDGGWIINGEKTWISNGSIADILTIFARSGEAPGARGLSAFVFPTATEGFSVTEKIDVIAPHPLATIRFDNCFIPDDYLLGEPGRGFMVAMATLDMLRSTVGAAALGFARRATDEALNRATTRKLFGAPLSDLQLTQAALADMALGNDASALLIYRAAWAKDSGQPRITREAAMAKLYATDTAQLTIDKAVQLFGGEGVVSGKMVERLYREIRALRIYEGASEVQKVVIARATIAEAQEQAQ; from the coding sequence ATGGCGGACCAGAGCTTTCTGTCCTGGCCCTTCTTCGAGGATCGCCATCGCAGCTACGCCCAGGACCTGGAAGCCTGGTGCCGCAAGAACGCCGATGCCCTGCATCATGAGACGGGCGACGTCGATGCCGACTGCCGCGCGCTCGTGCGGCTGCTCGGCGATGCGGGTTTCCTGCGCGCGGCGGTGCCGGCCGACTTCGGCGGGCTGAACAGCCCCGTCGACGTCCGCACCCTCTGCCTGACCCGGCAGATATTGGGCTATCATCACGGCCTCGCCGACTTTGCCTTCGCGATGCAGGGGCTCGGCACCGGCGCGATCGGCCTGTTTGGCAGCGATGCGGTCAAGGCCGCCTATCTGCCCAAGGTCGCGCGCGGTGAGATGATCGCGGGCTTCGCGCTGTCCGAGAAGGAAGCGGGCTCCGACGTGGCGGCCATGGCGACCAGCGCGACCAAGGTCGACGGCGGCTGGATCATCAATGGTGAGAAAACCTGGATATCCAACGGCAGCATCGCCGATATCCTGACGATCTTCGCCCGCAGCGGCGAGGCGCCGGGCGCGCGGGGCCTCTCGGCCTTCGTCTTCCCGACCGCGACCGAGGGCTTCTCGGTCACCGAAAAGATCGACGTGATCGCGCCGCATCCGCTGGCGACGATCCGCTTCGACAATTGCTTCATCCCCGACGATTATCTGCTCGGCGAGCCGGGGCGCGGCTTCATGGTCGCGATGGCGACGCTCGACATGCTGCGGTCGACCGTCGGTGCCGCAGCCCTCGGCTTTGCACGTCGGGCGACCGACGAGGCGCTCAACCGTGCGACGACGCGCAAGCTGTTCGGCGCGCCGCTGTCCGACCTGCAGCTGACGCAGGCCGCACTCGCCGACATGGCGCTGGGCAACGACGCCAGCGCGCTGCTGATCTATCGCGCGGCCTGGGCCAAGGACAGCGGCCAGCCGCGCATCACCCGCGAGGCGGCGATGGCGAAGCTCTATGCGACCGACACCGCGCAGCTGACGATCGACAAGGCGGTCCAGCTGTTCGGCGGCGAAGGCGTCGTCAGCGGCAAGATGGTCGAGCGGCTCTATCGCGAGATCCGCGCGCTGCGCATCTACGAGGGCGCGAGCGAGGTACAGAAGGTGGTGATCGCGCGTGCGACGATCGCCGAAGCGCAGGAACAGGCACAGTGA
- a CDS encoding RidA family protein, which yields MKTLQPAGWPRPKGYANAIETRGRTIYTAGLVGWNEEEKFVAKDLPGQFEQLLRNLVALLAEAGAKPEHVVRMTWYVTDKQAYLAEVRRIGEIYRAIMGRVFPTMAVVQVVALMEDEALIEIETTAVIPD from the coding sequence GTGAAGACATTGCAACCGGCCGGCTGGCCGCGCCCGAAGGGTTATGCGAACGCGATCGAGACGCGTGGCCGCACCATCTACACCGCCGGCCTGGTCGGCTGGAACGAGGAAGAGAAGTTCGTTGCCAAGGACCTGCCCGGCCAGTTCGAGCAGCTGCTGCGCAACCTCGTCGCCTTGCTCGCCGAAGCGGGCGCCAAGCCCGAGCATGTCGTGCGTATGACCTGGTACGTCACCGACAAGCAGGCCTATCTCGCCGAAGTCCGCCGCATCGGCGAAATCTACCGTGCGATAATGGGGCGTGTCTTCCCGACGATGGCGGTCGTGCAGGTCGTCGCCCTTATGGAAGACGAAGCGCTGATCGAGATCGAGACGACCGCGGTCATCCCCGACTGA
- a CDS encoding MarR family winged helix-turn-helix transcriptional regulator, with amino-acid sequence MAKDLRPLGNPGSEDFRVDAYPFYLLNRAVSRYNVVIEAELRALGIDIPTWRVLMILGEQSPLAIGQVARSAVINLSTMMRIVERMAKAGLVETQPSAQDGRITELLLTDVGREKLAAARGVTAPIYERVTKGFSAADFSRLLTLLNRLYENLD; translated from the coding sequence GTGGCTAAGGATCTGCGTCCGCTGGGAAATCCGGGGTCGGAAGACTTCCGCGTCGATGCCTATCCCTTCTATCTGCTGAACCGCGCGGTCAGCCGCTACAATGTCGTGATCGAGGCGGAACTGCGCGCGCTGGGAATCGACATCCCCACCTGGCGCGTGCTGATGATCCTCGGCGAACAATCCCCCCTCGCCATCGGGCAGGTCGCCCGCTCGGCGGTGATCAACCTGTCGACGATGATGCGGATCGTCGAGCGCATGGCGAAGGCCGGCCTCGTCGAAACCCAGCCGAGCGCCCAGGACGGCCGCATCACCGAATTGCTGCTGACCGACGTCGGCCGCGAAAAGCTGGCGGCGGCGCGCGGCGTGACGGCGCCAATCTACGAGCGGGTGACGAAGGGCTTCAGCGCGGCGGACTTCTCGCGGCTGCTGACGTTGCTGAACCGGTTGTATGAGAATTTGGATTAG